In Nitrospirota bacterium, a single genomic region encodes these proteins:
- a CDS encoding GGDEF domain-containing protein has product MPEDSLREIVKLCLSIDEQAARIYASLSALSGSHEIKAFWEKMSLEETGHVQVWQRVIQLVEQGMVPQLFESPEKIKKELEAVHEQVNGLMQKSMDVSDISTAFLIAYRLEFYLLHRAFSVLFHYVEMIDPGLHPEKEYEAHISKFIESLETYGAATPEMKLLGETLKHLWYENRALTVQSITDELTGLLNRRGFFNLLKPLSSLAQRSGISVGFMMIDIDSFKYINDTYGHEKGDEVLRKIASILKHSVRSSDIVGRIGGEEFVIFLSSTDAGQAFELAEKIRKKVEQGMKDDLKTTVSVGLSTGRFSMNVDEENTEFIKRADSALYEAKKTGKNKTVKYAHN; this is encoded by the coding sequence ATGCCGGAAGACTCTTTGAGGGAGATTGTAAAGCTCTGTTTATCCATAGATGAGCAGGCGGCACGTATCTATGCATCTTTGTCCGCATTGTCCGGTTCCCATGAAATAAAGGCATTCTGGGAAAAAATGTCCCTCGAAGAAACAGGGCATGTTCAAGTCTGGCAGCGCGTGATTCAGCTTGTTGAGCAGGGGATGGTTCCTCAGCTGTTTGAGTCCCCGGAAAAGATCAAAAAAGAATTGGAGGCAGTTCATGAACAGGTCAACGGTCTCATGCAAAAAAGCATGGATGTGTCTGATATATCCACTGCGTTTCTGATCGCATATCGTCTTGAATTTTATCTCCTGCACAGGGCCTTTAGTGTGCTTTTCCACTATGTCGAAATGATAGACCCCGGATTGCACCCTGAAAAGGAGTACGAAGCCCATATCAGCAAATTCATCGAATCACTGGAAACGTATGGAGCTGCCACGCCTGAGATGAAACTTTTGGGAGAAACATTGAAACATCTTTGGTATGAAAACAGGGCTCTCACAGTACAGAGCATAACAGATGAACTCACGGGATTGCTGAACAGAAGGGGATTCTTCAATCTTCTGAAACCGCTCAGCAGTCTTGCGCAGAGGAGCGGAATCTCTGTCGGGTTCATGATGATCGATATTGATTCCTTCAAATATATCAACGACACATACGGACATGAGAAAGGAGATGAAGTCCTCAGGAAAATTGCATCCATACTGAAACACTCAGTCCGCTCGTCTGATATTGTGGGGAGGATCGGGGGAGAGGAATTCGTCATATTTCTGTCTTCAACAGATGCGGGCCAAGCATTTGAACTTGCCGAAAAGATAAGGAAAAAGGTTGAACAGGGGATGAAAGATGATTTGAAAACCACAGTGAGTGTAGGACTGTCTACAGGAAGGTTTTCAATGAATGTCGATGAGGAAAACACGGAATTCATAAAAAGGGCCGACTCTGCCCTGTATGAGGCGAAAAAAACAGGCAAAAACAAAACTGTGAAATATGCGCATAATTAA
- the priA gene encoding primosomal protein N', producing the protein MIESDMEFVDVVFPVNLGPLTYRCPEAFSDSVNPGMIVSAPLRNRTRKGILLGKSTTVPKSEIRDILSLHGEEPVLSRRSIELLKWMSDYYIAEQGIVLKTMLPREAFMEVKKKKPVISCPDPENGLTGDKIPDSAEIVNIANIMHTQSLNRNVYRTFLVHAPSSQFELSLLRSLLVTTGNAIILVPEVSLIGNVYYFLAKNFGKRVCQFHGHLSRSQKSATFNRIAGGFADIIVGTRSAVFAPLKRVSLIAVLQEHSSSYKQENMPCYHARDVAVMRGYLEKTTVLLSSVCPSIESFFNCTSGKYTMMKPSDDMKKPRIKVIDMRYAKQITPSLSKNAIDAALKHVNNDRRVIFVLNRRGYATLLQCMDCSHMEECPECRIPLVFHKQDLSMKCHYCGYTLPHPPESCSRCRGYNLVMLGSGTQRVAEELGHIMGISTVRIDSDRARGKSAVQGLLCAADLHDNKLLIGTRLMTKRLKSAGNFSMAAFLNTDQHLNLPDFRSAEKAYQEISSVMDIIESDGEIFIQTRMPGNYLFRHLKAHDHRSFCREELMRRKELCYPPFSRLVLIRVIAQKDIAGKLCEFVGTRTTGDTHVEILGPHLSKNKHGKNEYKFLLKSGVRENLRAAAASFIETFRNARDVTVKIDVDPTDI; encoded by the coding sequence GTGATAGAATCTGATATGGAGTTTGTCGATGTTGTCTTTCCGGTAAATCTTGGTCCCCTCACGTACAGGTGCCCTGAAGCCTTTTCCGATTCTGTAAACCCCGGCATGATCGTAAGTGCACCTCTCAGAAACAGAACCAGGAAAGGTATTCTTCTGGGAAAATCCACGACAGTTCCCAAAAGTGAAATACGAGATATCCTTTCCCTGCATGGCGAAGAGCCTGTCCTGAGCCGAAGATCGATTGAACTCCTGAAATGGATGTCAGACTATTATATCGCAGAGCAGGGAATTGTCCTGAAAACTATGCTCCCGCGTGAAGCGTTTATGGAGGTAAAAAAGAAAAAACCCGTCATTTCATGTCCGGACCCCGAAAATGGATTGACGGGAGACAAAATCCCGGATTCTGCCGAAATCGTCAATATCGCCAACATCATGCACACGCAGTCATTGAACAGAAATGTGTACAGGACTTTTCTCGTGCATGCCCCTTCCTCCCAGTTTGAACTTTCCCTGCTGCGCAGTTTGCTCGTAACAACCGGAAATGCTATCATTCTCGTTCCGGAAGTCTCTCTCATTGGCAATGTCTATTATTTCCTCGCAAAAAATTTCGGCAAACGGGTCTGCCAGTTCCACGGCCATTTGAGCAGGAGTCAAAAATCCGCAACATTCAATAGGATTGCCGGAGGATTTGCAGACATCATTGTCGGCACCCGGTCTGCAGTTTTTGCCCCCCTGAAACGAGTCTCGCTGATTGCCGTACTGCAGGAACACAGCAGTTCCTACAAACAGGAGAACATGCCGTGTTATCACGCAAGGGACGTTGCGGTCATGAGGGGATATCTAGAAAAAACTACTGTCCTGTTATCTTCTGTCTGTCCCTCGATTGAATCTTTTTTCAATTGCACATCAGGTAAATATACGATGATGAAACCGTCTGATGACATGAAAAAACCCCGGATCAAGGTGATAGACATGCGATATGCAAAACAGATCACTCCCTCTCTTTCAAAAAACGCCATTGACGCCGCCCTGAAACACGTGAATAACGACAGGAGGGTCATATTTGTGCTCAACAGGAGGGGATATGCGACACTTCTCCAATGCATGGATTGCAGTCATATGGAAGAATGCCCGGAATGCAGAATTCCTCTGGTCTTCCACAAGCAGGACCTTTCCATGAAATGCCACTACTGCGGCTACACGCTTCCTCATCCGCCTGAAAGCTGCAGCAGATGCAGAGGATATAATCTGGTCATGCTCGGGTCCGGGACGCAGCGGGTCGCCGAAGAGCTCGGACATATCATGGGGATCAGCACTGTCCGGATCGACAGTGATCGTGCAAGGGGAAAATCTGCAGTACAGGGATTGCTCTGCGCAGCAGATCTTCATGACAACAAGCTGCTTATCGGCACCAGACTTATGACAAAGAGATTGAAGAGCGCCGGAAATTTTTCCATGGCTGCTTTTCTGAATACAGACCAGCATCTGAACCTTCCTGATTTCCGGTCGGCTGAAAAGGCGTATCAGGAAATTTCCTCTGTCATGGATATAATCGAATCTGATGGCGAAATCTTTATTCAGACCAGAATGCCGGGGAACTATCTTTTCAGACACCTGAAGGCACATGACCACCGGTCGTTCTGCAGGGAAGAGCTTATGCGACGAAAGGAGTTGTGCTACCCCCCCTTTTCAAGGCTCGTGCTGATCAGGGTTATCGCGCAGAAAGACATTGCGGGGAAACTGTGCGAGTTCGTCGGCACTAGAACGACCGGGGACACGCACGTCGAGATACTGGGCCCGCATCTTTCAAAAAATAAACATGGGAAGAATGAATACAAGTTCCTTCTCAAATCCGGCGTCAGGGAAAATCTTCGCGCAGCAGCAGCATCTTTCATCGAAACGTTCAGGAATGCAAGGGACGTGACGGTAAAGATTGACGTAGACCCAACAGACATATAA